The genomic region TGTCGGCGTTGGAGCATTTTCAAAATATTTTAATACTCATAAAAATGTGCATTTTCCGGATTACTACAATCCTAAAACCGGAAAAAAAGAGTATGATACTTATGATAATTGGCCGGAAAACGGCTATATGCAGACACTGGCAGAAACGGGAATATTCAGTTTTATAGTGTTGATGTGGTTGTTTTTTCTGGGATTAAAAGAACCGATTAAATTATATGTAAACTCTGAAGACGCATTTGTAAAAAAAATATCGGTCATGACTGCGGGAATGAGCATGGTTTTCTATGGTTCTTTCATCGGAATTTCTAATATGTCCAATGACCAGCTGACGGATCTCTGGCTTTTATTCCTTGCAATTTTCGCTTCCGTTTTAAATATGTCTAAAAATTCCGGCAAGAATCATTAACATAAATATATATAATATGATATCTCAAAAAAACAAAATATTGTCTAATTATCTTTATGTTGTAGATTTGTTTTTTATAGTAGCGGCGTACTTTATTGCCTATATTACCGCTAATATTATTGACCCTTTTATTGTTGGATTTGGTTTGCTGCCGCTGTACAGCTATATCTGGATGCTCATTCCTATTGCAGTTATATTTTATTTTTATCTTATTATATTCAGTTTTCATAAAGATTTGTTTATTCGAAAAAATATCGCAGTTCAATTTTTAAAAAGTTTCGAATTGACTTTTGCGGCAATATTAACTTTTTACGGCATTTTGTTTATGCTGAGACTTCATTATGTATCAAGACTTTTTATCGGATATTTTGCGATTTACGTGTTTTTGTTTTTAGTTATTTCAAACTATATAAGTAAAAAAATATTAAAAATATTCAAACAGCGCGATTATTCTTTAAGAACAATATTAATAGTAGGCGATATTCATTCATCGGAGAAAATAGAAAAAACAATTAAAAAAAACGAATATTTAGGGTTAAAATCGGCAGGCATAATAAACAAAGATAACATTCGGATTATTCCTGATTTTGTTATTAAAAATCCTGTAGATGAGGTGATATTTGATGTCAATGAAAATGATTTAAACGGTATAAAAGAATTGACGCTTCTTTTAGAAGAAATGGGCATTACCGTTAAAATTGTTACAAAATTTATTCCTTTTAAGTATTCGAAAATATCATTCGAAAAAATAGATGATCTGCCCATGCTTTCATTTTATACTGCTCCTGAAGACGAAATACTTCTTCTTATAAAACGGTTTATAGATATTATCGGCTCATTAGCTGGTATAATACTGTTTTTTATTCCTTCGATAATAATAGCAATATTAATTAAATTTTCGTCCAAAGGGCATATTATATACAAAAGCAAAAGAGTCGGTCTGCACGGAAGGCTTTTCACTTTTTACAAATTCAGAACCATGATTGAAACTAGCGATGCAATGAGGGAAGAATTAAGGAAAAAATTTAATCCGGACGGAATAGAGGTAAAACTTAAGGATGACCCGAGATTGACATGGATAGGTAAAATATTAAGGAAAACCAGTTTAGATGAATTGCCCCAATTTTATAACGTGCTGCGAGGCGACATGAGTATTGTCGGTCCAAGACCTCCTATGCCAGACGAAGTCGCTAAATATTCTATTGCTCAGAGAAGACGCTTGTCTATGAAACCCGGAATTACGTGCCTATGGCAAATAAGCGGAAGGAGCAGGCTAAGTTTTGAAGATAGAGTTGTTTTAGATTTAAAATATATTGATAACTGGTCTTTAAAACTTGATTTTATTATTTTATTTAAGACTATACCTGCGGTTATATTCGCTCATGGAGCCATGTAATTTTTTCATTGATTTTTTATCGGCTTTTTACTGAAAGCTGCGAAACTCAAACAAAGCACAGTGAAGCTCATTTATTGATAGGTAGTCCGCCTGTATTTGCAGCCGCGCTTCTTATATAAATTTTTATTCACTTTTTTTGTTTTTTATATTAGTATAATCAGAACGTAATATAAATAAATTATAAAAGCAATATTAAAACCTTAATCCGGCAATTGAAAAAATATAAGGAAAAGGAACGGAAAAGGTGTCAGACACCTTTTCCGTCTGACACCTTTTCCGAGCAGATAACTTTCTATTGTAGGATTGAAGTAAAAGTGATATGAATACACTGCAAAAGTAATAATATTAATATATAAAATTATATGGAGGATGCATGCAATCGCAAGGATTAAGTCTTACCTACAAAATTTTGAAATCTCATTTAATCAAGGGAAATTTAAACCCAGGCGAAGAAATTGCCATAAAAATAGATAGAACTCTGACTCAGGATGCCACCGGAACAATGGCATATCTTCAGTTTGAAGCTATAGGAGTGCCGCGTGTGCAGACAGAGTTGTCAGTCAGCTATATTGACCACAATACACTGCAGACCGGTTTTGAAAATGCCGACGACCACAAGTTTTTACAGACATTAGCGTCAAAATACGGCATATTGTATTCGAAAGCCGGCAATGGAATCTGTCATCAGGTAAATTTAGAAAGATTCGGTGTTCCGGGGAAAACATTATTGGGCTCGGACAGCCATACTCCTACCGCAGGCGGCGTCGGCATGATTGCGATAGGCGCAGGCGGTCTTGATGTTGCAGTTGCAATGGGCGGGGGCGCTTTTTATATGGCGGCTCCAAAGGTAGTTTTAGTAAAACTTTCAGGTAAATTGCAAGACTGGGTTTCAGCTAAAGATATAATCCTCGAACTTTTAAGAAGACTTACCGTTAAAGGCGGAGTCGGAAAAATTTTTGAATACGGCGGAGAAGGGGTAAAGAGTTTATCTGTACCTGAAAGAGCCGTTATAACAAATATGGGGGCAGAACTCGGGGCGACGACATCCATTTTTCCAAGCGATGAAAAAACTTTAGAATTTCTTAAAGCGGAAAACAGGACGGAAGACTATACGGCTATTTCCGCCGATGAAAATGCGGTTTACGACGAAGTTATAGACATAGATTTATCGTCTTTGGAGCCTATGGCTGCGAAACCGCATATGCCTGACAATGTTGTTAAAGTTAAAGAATTAAAAGATATCAAAGTGGACCAGGCAGCTATAGGAAGCTGCACTAATTCGTCTTATGCGGATTTAATGACGGTAGCCGCTATCCTTAAAGGTAAAAAAGTGCATCCTGACGTCAGCCTTGTGATATCCCCCGGTTCCAAACAGGTTTACGAAATGATAGCAAAAAACGGTGCTCTGGCAGAGCTTATTTCATCAGGCGCAAGAATACTTGAATCAACATGCGGACCGTGTATAGGTATGGGGCAGGCTCCTCGTTCAGGCGCAGTTTCTTTGAGAACATTTAACCGCAATTTTGAAGGCAGAAGCGGAACGAAGGATGCGAGTATTTATCTTATTTCCGTACAGACAGCCGCAGCTTCGGCACTAACAGGATATATTACTGACCCGCGCACGCTCGGAAAGGCTCCTGAGATTAAAATGCCTGAAAAATTTGATATTGACGATTCGATGATTTTACGGCCGTCAACAGAACCTGAAAATGTTGAAGTTTATAGAGGACCGAATATTAAACCGCTGCCTATAAAAGAAAAACTGTCTGAAAGCATTAGCGGAAAAGTTTTGCTTAAAGTAGGAGATAACATAACTACAGACCATATTATGCCGGCAGGCTCAAAAATACTTCCTTTAAGGTCAAATATACCTGCAATTTCAAAATATGTTTTTGAATCGGTTGACCCTGCTTTTTCTGAAAGGGCGTTAAAGGAAAAAGGCGGATTTATTGTTGCAGGCGAAAACTACGGGCAGGGTTCAAGCAGAGAACATGCGGCGCTTGCCCCGATGTATCTCGGTGTTAAAGCCGTTATTGCAAAATCTTTTGCAAGAATACATTTTGCAAATCTTGTCAATTTCGGTATATTGCCTTTGATATTTGACAATCCTGCCGATTATGATAAAATTAATCAGGGCGATTTATTTGAAGCTCAAAATATTTTAAGTGAATTAAATGAAAAAAAACCGGTTAAATTTATTAATAAAACTAAAAAAGAAGAATATATTTTTAAATATAATTTAACGGACAGACAGATTAATATAATAAAAGAGGGCGGTCTTCTTAACGAAACTAAAAATTCTAAAAATTGATGCTATCAAAAGAATTTAATAAAAATATAAAGAAAGTCCTTATTTCCTATAAAAAAGATGCTCAAGAAGCTTATAATGCTGCAGTTTTTATAAGCGAACTTATAGAGGACAAGAATATAAAAACCGTTATAAGACCCAGCATGGATATATCCCCCGCTGATTTAATCGATACAGGTTTAGTTATTGTTCTCGGCGGCGACGGAACGCTTTTAATTACTTTCGGAAGCGTATTTCCCTTAGAAATTCCGATGATAGGGATAGATTTCGGAAGTCTCGGTTTTTTAGTTGAAATATCCGATAATAATAAAACAGAAGCGATTGAGAAATTTTTTGACGGCACGCTGGAATTCAGAGAGCGTATTGCTTTAGATATTACTGTGCGCAGAAACGGAGGCGGCATAATAAATTATGTTGCTTTAAATGAGGCTGTAATAGCCCGCGAACAAAGCATACACGCCAGAATTATTAATATCAAAGTGTGTATAAACGGTATATGGGTTAATGATTATAGATTAGACGGTCTCATAGTGTCAACCCCGACCGGCTCTACCGCTTACTCTTTAGCCGCAGGCGGTCCAATAGTTTTTCCTGATTTGGAGGCTTTTATCATAACGCCTATTTGTCCGCATATGCTTTCCAACAGACCGCTTATGATTAACTCAAACGAATTATTAAGGATAAGGTTTGCTCCCCAGGACAATAAACTTTTTATATCTGTCGACGGCAGGGATGGGATCAGGTTAGAAGACGGCGACGAGATTTATATTAAAAGACATCAGACAAAATTTTATCTGGCGGCATCTTTCAATATGAGTTACTGGGATATTTTAAGAGCTAAATTGAGATGGTAGATTTAGTTTAAAATGACTATACGACTATGCATTACTGTAGCTTAAATTTAACGACAGTTGCAGTAAAGCCCACAAGCTTATAGCAATGAGGATATAAGGCAATAAGTTTTAGCAGCGCTTTAATAAATTTTATTTCAAGTTTATATAAATAATAGAAATAAACGGCATTAATGGATTTTATTCAGTTATGTTAAAAAAATTATATATTAATAATTTTGCAACGATAGATTCTTTGGTATTAGAATTCGGTCGGAATTTCAATATACTGAGCGGGGAAACCGGCGCAGGCAAAAGCATAATAATAGAATCCGTTAATTTTTTATTCGGAAAATCAAAAAATGTCGGCAATGTTATAAGAACAGGCGAGAATGAAGCCTATATAAGCTGTATTTTTGATATTGGAGAGAAAGAAACATATAAAATTATAAATTCTGTTCTTGAAGAATGCGGCATAGGAACCGGCGACGATGAAATTTTAATTAAAAGGACCGTGAGTTTATCCGGCAAAAGCAAATATTTTATTAATAATGAGCCCGCCAATAAAACAGTTATTGAAAAATTGAGCGAAATTTTAGTTAATATTTTTGGGCAGAATGATAAAAGATTTTTAATTTCAAATGAAAGCCAGCTTGCTTTTTTAGACGAATATGCCGGCAATCAGGCTTTGCTGTCCGATATTAAACAATTATACAAAGAAATAAATGAAATTAATTATCAATTAAATGAATTATACAAAAAAGCCGAAGATATTTCTAAGATAAAAACTATTAATTCATATATAATTTCTGATGCCGAAAGACTTGAAATTTCATCGGAAAAAGACGAAGAGGATATAAAAGACGAACTTACAAGATTAGAAAATATTAATAAAATTAAAGAAATAGTTTCGGCAGCATCGGATTTAACGGATAATGAAGAAACCGGTATTTTAAAAAATTTGAATACGCTTATTTCATTATTTGAAAAATTAGAAATAATAGACCCTCAGTTTAAAAGAGATAATAATCTAAAAAATGCTTTTGAAGCTAAACTTTTAATGGAAGATATATCGGCTGCTTTAGAAAAACGTTCTTCTTTTGATTATGACGAAGAAAGACTTAATATATTAAGAAATAAACTCGATTTGATTATAACAGTAGAAAATAAGTACGGTTTTAAAAATATAAAAGAGTTTCTGGAAGGATTTCAAAAAGCGAAAAATGAAATATATGACGCAAACCTTGTCGATGGAAAAATTGCCGAGTTAAAAAATAAACTTGAAGAGAAAAAAATTGAATATCTTAATATTGACAAAAAGCTGCTAGAAAATCGTACGGAAACGTCAAAAAAACTTGCAGAGGAAATTACGGAAGAACTTTCTTTCCTGGGTATTAAGCCGGTGTTTGCTATAAATGTCGAGCATTTCAATTTTGATAAGGGTTATTCCGAAACAGGACTCGCAAAAATCGTATTTCTGTTTTCCGCTAACCCAGGAGAAGAACCGAAACCGCTCTCGATGATTGCTTCAGGAGGAGAACTGTCCCGAGTCAGCCTCTGTATGCTTAAGGCAGTTAATTCCAAAAAAAACGCAGGATGCTTAATTTTTGACGAAATAGATTCAGGTATAGGCGGCGAAGTCGGAGATTTCATAGGAGATGCTTTAAAAAAAATTTCTGAACACAGTCAGGTTATATGTATTACGCATCTTGCTCAGGTAGCTTCATGCGGACAAAAACATCTGTTTGTTTATAAAAGCGTTAAAAACGACAGAACGTACACATTAATAAAAGACCTTAATATAACCGAAAGAATTGTAGAAATAGCAAGAATGCTTTCCGGAGATACTGAAAGCGAGGCGTCTTTGGCACATTCTAAAGAAATTTTAAAGAAAAAAGGATTTATTGTCTGATTTTAAAATTTTTAAAGCTCAATTATAACTTAGTATAAAATAAAAACCAGGAGAAACTTTATTGTATAAGTCCGGAAAAGAACGGTATGAAAAGGCAGGTATAGATATTTATTTTCCGTCAAAAATTGAAATAGAAGAGGACAATAATAAAATCGTAGTATTCAGAAAAGCTCTTATGTGCGATGTCAAGAGCCTTTATAATCTGTTTTCCGAATATTCAAAAGCCGGAGAAATGCTTCCAAGGTCAATGATTGATATATATGTGCATTTGAGAGATTATTATATTGCGGAGATTGAGACTGAGGAAGAAGAGGAAGGCAGAGGATATGAACTTGTCGGAGCGTGCGCTCTCAGCATTGTTTGGGAAAATTTGGCGGAAATAAGGTCTTTAGCCGTAAAAAAACCTTACACCAGAAAAAAAATAGGCACGGAACTTATAAGAAAATGTTTAATAGAAGCAAATTTTTTTAAAATTTCAAAAATTTTTGCTTTGACTTATAAGCCGCAGTTTTTTATAGCCAACGGATTTAAAATAATTGAAAAATCCGAACTCCCTCATAAAATATGGAGCGACTGTATAAATTGCGTTAAGTTTCCGGATTGCGACGAAACTGCGGTTATGATTGAACCGTAATTAAATATTAAATAGACATAAATGTTATTTTGTAATATAATTTAAAATTATTCAAAGTTTTATACGACTGATAATTTATTAATTTATGTTATTGCGCAATAGAACAAAATAAATATGATAAGTCTGGGAGGACATTAAAAGTATGTTTAATATTTTTGGCGGCGGAAATTCCGCAGATGAGATAAAACAGATTAATCCTGAAGAGGCGCTTAAAATCATAGAGAAAAATAAAGGAGAAAAAACTCTTATTTTAGATGTTCGCGAACCTCATGAATTTAAAGGCAATTTAGGACATATTAAGAATGCGCAGCTCGTTCCGTTAAAACTGCTGCCGCTTAAAGTAAAAGAACTTGAAAAGCATAAAGAGGACGATATTATTGTTGTCTGCCACAGCGGTGCCAGAAGTTATTCGGCTTGCAATATTTTAAAAAGACACGGATTTAAAAATGTGCATAATCTGAAAGGCGGAATGATACTCTGGAAAAAATTAGGAATGGATTCGCATAATGATTAGGCTATTAAATAAAAATATTATTGTATATCATATTGTATAAAATGCATGTCAAAAAATAATAATACGGCATAGCTATATTATCAATTAACAATTATCAATTATTAATGATTAATTTTATATATTATTTTTTATATATTACTTATAATAACATATAATTATTACCGGTGAATTATTTATAATAAAAAATTATGAAAACAATTAACGATACCGAATCTGCAAATAATGATTTTTATGTTTTTGTTGTTTCAGATTCAACTGGCGAAACGGCGGAGAAGGTTGCAAGAGCTGCATTGTCTCAGTTTGATGTCAGCAATGTGCGGCTAAAAAGATTTTTACTTGTTGATTCTGCACAAAAAATAAGAGAAATCATAACTGAAGCATCTAAAAAAAAAGCTATTATAATTTTTACGCTTGTTGAAGACGGACTCAGAAATACTATGCTGCTTGAATCTAATAGCAGTTCAGTAATAAGCATAGACATAATAGGACCTGTTCTAAATTCTATCTCAACGGTATTAAATAAATTGCCTGAGCGGAAGCCCGGTCTTATCCATCGGGTTAACGACGAATATTTCAGAAGGGTGGATGCTTTAGAATTTGCGGTAAAGCATGACGATGGTCAAAGAATAGACGAGATTGTAGATGCCGATGCTTTAGTCTTGGGTATATCCAGAACATCAAAAACTCCGCTCTGTTTATTTCTGGCGCAGAGGGGTTTTAAAGCGGCAAATATCCCAATAATTGACCATCAGGAGATAAACGAATTAATTTATAGCATCCCGAAAGAAAAAATATTCGGGTTAATTTCGAGTCCTGAAAGAATAATGAGTTTGAGAAAAGAAAGACTTAAGAGGATGGGGATACCTTTTTCTTCGGATTATGTCATTAAAGATTCAATTGAAGAAGAGATTGAGTATTCCAAGTCTATTTTTACAAAATTATGTATTCATTTTATTGATGTAACCGATAAATCTATCGAAGAAGTCGCCGCAGATATAATATCTTCAATAAATAATAAATAAATTATTTTTTTGAAAAAGGGGAATAAAATTTAATGAATTTTGATAAAGCTGTTTCTATGACTCAGGACTTTGCAAATGCTAAAGGTCTGGAGTATGAAATTTATTTATTTGATGCTAAAATTTTAAAAATGGAAGCCGAAGATTCTAAAATATCAAGTTATACAGATGCCGTATCAAACGGATTTTCATTAAGATTTAAAAAAAATAATAAAATAAGTTTTTCATATTGTTCAGGTTTAGATGAAGACAAAGCCGCTAACTCATTAAATAAC from Candidatus Acididesulfobacter guangdongensis harbors:
- a CDS encoding aconitate hydratase: MQSQGLSLTYKILKSHLIKGNLNPGEEIAIKIDRTLTQDATGTMAYLQFEAIGVPRVQTELSVSYIDHNTLQTGFENADDHKFLQTLASKYGILYSKAGNGICHQVNLERFGVPGKTLLGSDSHTPTAGGVGMIAIGAGGLDVAVAMGGGAFYMAAPKVVLVKLSGKLQDWVSAKDIILELLRRLTVKGGVGKIFEYGGEGVKSLSVPERAVITNMGAELGATTSIFPSDEKTLEFLKAENRTEDYTAISADENAVYDEVIDIDLSSLEPMAAKPHMPDNVVKVKELKDIKVDQAAIGSCTNSSYADLMTVAAILKGKKVHPDVSLVISPGSKQVYEMIAKNGALAELISSGARILESTCGPCIGMGQAPRSGAVSLRTFNRNFEGRSGTKDASIYLISVQTAAASALTGYITDPRTLGKAPEIKMPEKFDIDDSMILRPSTEPENVEVYRGPNIKPLPIKEKLSESISGKVLLKVGDNITTDHIMPAGSKILPLRSNIPAISKYVFESVDPAFSERALKEKGGFIVAGENYGQGSSREHAALAPMYLGVKAVIAKSFARIHFANLVNFGILPLIFDNPADYDKINQGDLFEAQNILSELNEKKPVKFINKTKKEEYIFKYNLTDRQINIIKEGGLLNETKNSKN
- a CDS encoding kinase/pyrophosphorylase, coding for MKTINDTESANNDFYVFVVSDSTGETAEKVARAALSQFDVSNVRLKRFLLVDSAQKIREIITEASKKKAIIIFTLVEDGLRNTMLLESNSSSVISIDIIGPVLNSISTVLNKLPERKPGLIHRVNDEYFRRVDALEFAVKHDDGQRIDEIVDADALVLGISRTSKTPLCLFLAQRGFKAANIPIIDHQEINELIYSIPKEKIFGLISSPERIMSLRKERLKRMGIPFSSDYVIKDSIEEEIEYSKSIFTKLCIHFIDVTDKSIEEVAADIISSINNK
- a CDS encoding NAD(+)/NADH kinase, with translation MLSKEFNKNIKKVLISYKKDAQEAYNAAVFISELIEDKNIKTVIRPSMDISPADLIDTGLVIVLGGDGTLLITFGSVFPLEIPMIGIDFGSLGFLVEISDNNKTEAIEKFFDGTLEFRERIALDITVRRNGGGIINYVALNEAVIAREQSIHARIINIKVCINGIWVNDYRLDGLIVSTPTGSTAYSLAAGGPIVFPDLEAFIITPICPHMLSNRPLMINSNELLRIRFAPQDNKLFISVDGRDGIRLEDGDEIYIKRHQTKFYLAASFNMSYWDILRAKLRW
- a CDS encoding N-acetyltransferase, coding for MCDVKSLYNLFSEYSKAGEMLPRSMIDIYVHLRDYYIAEIETEEEEEGRGYELVGACALSIVWENLAEIRSLAVKKPYTRKKIGTELIRKCLIEANFFKISKIFALTYKPQFFIANGFKIIEKSELPHKIWSDCINCVKFPDCDETAVMIEP
- a CDS encoding rhodanese-like domain-containing protein; translated protein: MFNIFGGGNSADEIKQINPEEALKIIEKNKGEKTLILDVREPHEFKGNLGHIKNAQLVPLKLLPLKVKELEKHKEDDIIVVCHSGARSYSACNILKRHGFKNVHNLKGGMILWKKLGMDSHND
- a CDS encoding sugar transferase, yielding MISQKNKILSNYLYVVDLFFIVAAYFIAYITANIIDPFIVGFGLLPLYSYIWMLIPIAVIFYFYLIIFSFHKDLFIRKNIAVQFLKSFELTFAAILTFYGILFMLRLHYVSRLFIGYFAIYVFLFLVISNYISKKILKIFKQRDYSLRTILIVGDIHSSEKIEKTIKKNEYLGLKSAGIINKDNIRIIPDFVIKNPVDEVIFDVNENDLNGIKELTLLLEEMGITVKIVTKFIPFKYSKISFEKIDDLPMLSFYTAPEDEILLLIKRFIDIIGSLAGIILFFIPSIIIAILIKFSSKGHIIYKSKRVGLHGRLFTFYKFRTMIETSDAMREELRKKFNPDGIEVKLKDDPRLTWIGKILRKTSLDELPQFYNVLRGDMSIVGPRPPMPDEVAKYSIAQRRRLSMKPGITCLWQISGRSRLSFEDRVVLDLKYIDNWSLKLDFIILFKTIPAVIFAHGAM
- the recN gene encoding DNA repair protein RecN, encoding MLKKLYINNFATIDSLVLEFGRNFNILSGETGAGKSIIIESVNFLFGKSKNVGNVIRTGENEAYISCIFDIGEKETYKIINSVLEECGIGTGDDEILIKRTVSLSGKSKYFINNEPANKTVIEKLSEILVNIFGQNDKRFLISNESQLAFLDEYAGNQALLSDIKQLYKEINEINYQLNELYKKAEDISKIKTINSYIISDAERLEISSEKDEEDIKDELTRLENINKIKEIVSAASDLTDNEETGILKNLNTLISLFEKLEIIDPQFKRDNNLKNAFEAKLLMEDISAALEKRSSFDYDEERLNILRNKLDLIITVENKYGFKNIKEFLEGFQKAKNEIYDANLVDGKIAELKNKLEEKKIEYLNIDKKLLENRTETSKKLAEEITEELSFLGIKPVFAINVEHFNFDKGYSETGLAKIVFLFSANPGEEPKPLSMIASGGELSRVSLCMLKAVNSKKNAGCLIFDEIDSGIGGEVGDFIGDALKKISEHSQVICITHLAQVASCGQKHLFVYKSVKNDRTYTLIKDLNITERIVEIARMLSGDTESEASLAHSKEILKKKGFIV